In Pyrus communis chromosome 1, drPyrComm1.1, whole genome shotgun sequence, the following are encoded in one genomic region:
- the LOC137743083 gene encoding uncharacterized protein yields the protein MAASKLAILSIFVALIFSQIRADASVPAEEDEPVKLPRSDGPDSAALKIELDQLRAKIHSLEFDVGEKIKELKKKNELIEEKEKVIQENSDSISSLQSEIDSLQKKGSLDAELGKAHARAGELEKKVNELKKELQSQRKEKEGLEARANEAEKKIDVLLLKIENIEKTNDEQKTKILKTELALKVAEEEMLKAKFEATLKAKELNEVHGAWIPPWLAAHFVQCQSFVETRWNVHGKPAVDIAIQKALEKKAQAEKWAEPHVETLKTKWIPAIKEQWEVVKDTVEPHVKSLSTKTFEVYEVSKTTLAPHVIKAQEVVDPYFQEAKKFSKPYVDQVATVAKPHVDKVRVVLKPYTKKAVIAYEKFLKSATAYHHRVQGTVKDLLKRHELTRPLATKELEWFAASALLALPIIILFRIFSSLFSTKTKKPVQGTNATRRKAKRGHPEK from the exons ATGGCGGCCTCCAAGCTTGCGATTCTCTCAATCTTTGTTGCCCTTATTTTCTCCCAGATTCGGGCTGACGCTTCAGTCCCGGCGGAGGAAGACGAGCCAGTGAAGCTCCCCCGATCGGACGGCCCTGATTCGGCCGCTCTGAAGATCGAGTTGGATCAGCTCAGGGCTAAGATCCACTCCCTAG AATTCGACGTCGGTGAGAAGATTAAGGAACTAAAAAAGAAGAATGAGCTTAtagaagagaaggagaaagtaATCCAAGAGAACTCGGATAGCATTTCTTCGTTGCAGAGTGAAATTGATTCTCTCCAG AAAAAAGGGTCATTAGATGCTGAGCTTGGGAAGGCTCATGCACGTGCCGGTGAACTAGAGAAAAAG GTTAATGAACTTAAAAAGGAATTGCAATCGCAACGTAAGGAGAAAGAGGGCTTGGAAGCCCGGGCGAATGAAGCTGAGAAGAAGATCGATGTTTTGCttttaaaaatagagaat ATTGAGAAGACTAATGATGAGCAGAAGACCAAAATCCTTAAAACCGAGCTTGCTCTTAAAGTGGCTGAG GAGGAAATGTTGAAGGCAAAGTTTGAAGCTACTCTAAAAGCAAAAGAGTTAAATGAG GTGCATGGTGCATGGATTCCACCATGGCTTGCTGCACATTTTGTGCAGTGTCAG TCCTTTGTAGAGACACGCTGGAATGTGCATGGAAAACCTGCAGTGGATATTGCTATTCAGAAG GCTCTGGAGAAAAAAGCCCAGGCTGAAAAGTGGGCTGAACCCCATGTGGAAACATTAAAAACT AAATGGATCCCGGCAATCAAGGAACAATGGGAGGTGGTGAAGGATACTGTTGAACCTCATGTGAAATCGTTAAGTACAAAAACTTTTGAAGTTTATGAGGTTTCAAAGACAACACTAGCTCCACACGTTATAAAAGCACAAGAAGTTGTTGATCCTTATTTTCAg GAAGCAAAAAAGTTCAGCAAGCCATATGTTGATCAGGTGGCCACTGTGGCAAAACCTCATGTCGATAAGGTTCGAGTAGTATTGAAGCCTTATACAAAAAAGGCAGTTATTGCCTACGAGAAGTTTCTCAAATCTGCAACAGCATACCATCATCGG GTTCAAGGGACAGTAAAAGATTTGCTGAAGAGGCATGAACTGACAAGACCTCTTGCTACAAAGGAGTTGGAGTGGTTTGCG GCCTCGGCTTTGTTGGCCCTGCCCATTATCATTCTGTTCAGAATTTTCTCCTCACTTTTCAG TACAAAGACAAAAAAACCTGTTCAAGGTACCAACGCTACACGTCGTAAGGCTAAAAGGGGCCATCCAGAGAAGTAA
- the LOC137730275 gene encoding uncharacterized protein, translating to MELQLKKNDKLIKEKEKVIQHNLDRISSMELQLKRDNELIKEKEKVIQHNLDRISPMELQLKKNNELIKEKEKVIQQKSDRISSLRSEIESLQKNGSLVEQQVVKAQARADELEKKVNELEQKLQSQRKEKEDLESRANEAEEKINGLLSEIKNTGKTNDEQETKIRKTEHALEVKVAEVEMWKAKFKATLKAKVLNEVNEDRINEAHKKIDDLVSKIENVNELEKELQSQIHEKGDLNDRVNEAEKKIDDLISKIKNVNEFEKELQLQRNDKGDLKDRLNEVEKKIDDLLSKIENALEKKAQAEKWAEPHVETTKTKWIPAIKEQWVVVKDAVELHVISLSNTTIEVYEVSKTTIAPHVIKAQEVVDLYFQEAKRFSEPYVDLLTTVTKPHVDKAVIAYEKFLKSASTYHHQVQGTVKDLLKRHELTRPLAKKELEWFAASALVGLLIIILFRIFSSLFCTKTKKPVPGTNHARRNAKRGHPEK from the exons ATGGAACTCCAACTAAAAAAGAACGATAAGCTTAttaaagagaaggagaaagtaATTCAACACAACTTGGATAGAATTTCTTCGATGGAACTACAACTAAAAAGGGACAATGAGCTTAtaaaagagaaggagaaagtaATTCAACACAACTTGGATAGAATTTCTCCGATGGAACTCCAACTAAAAAAGAACAATGAGCTTAtaaaagagaaggagaaagtaATTCAGCAGAAATCGGATAGAATTTCTTCCTTGCGGAGTGAAATCGAGTCTCTCCAG AAAAACGGGTCATTAGTTGAGCAGCAGGTTGTGAAGGCTCAAGCCCGTGCCGATGAACTAGAGAAAAAG GTTAATGAACTTGAACAGAAATTACAATCGCAACGTAAAGAGAAAGAAGACTTGGAATCCCGGGCAAATGAAGCTGAGGAGAAGATCAATGGTTTGCTTTCAGAAATAAAGAAT ACTGGGAAGACAAATGATGAGCAGGAGACCAAAATCCGTAAAACTGAGCATGCTCTTGAAGTTAAAGTGGCTGAG GTGGAAATGTGGAAGGCGAAATTTAAAGCTACTCTAAAAGCAAAAGTGTTAAATGAG GTCAACGAAGATCGGATAAATGAAGCTCATAAGAAGATTGATGATTTGGTTtccaaaatagagaat GTTAACGAACTTGAAAAGGAATTACAATCGCAAATTCATGAGAAAGGGGACTTGAACGACCGGGTGAATGAAGCTGAGAAGAAGATCGATGAtttgatttcaaaaataaagaat GTTAATGAATTTGAAAAGGAATTACAATTGCAACGTAATGATAAAGGGGACTTGAAAGACCGGTTAAATGAAGTTGAGAAGAAGATCGATGATTTGCTTTCAAAAATAGAGAAC GCCCTGGAGAAAAAAGCCCAGGCTGAAAAGTGGGCTGAACCCCATGTGGAAACAACAAAAACT AAATGGATCCCGGCAATCAAGGAACAATGGGTGGTGGTGAAGGATGCTGTTGAACTTCATGTGATATCGTTGAGTAATACAACTATTGAAGTTTATGAGGTTTCAAAGACTACAATAGCTCCACATGTTATAAAAGCACAAGAAGTTGTTGATCTTTACTTTCAG GAAGCAAAAAGGTTCAGCGAGCCATATGTTGATCTGCTGACCACTGTGACAAAACCTCATGTCGATAAGGCAGTTATTGCCTACGAGAAGTTTCTCAAATCTGCATCAACATACCATCATCAG GTTCAAGGGACAGTAAAAGATTTGCTGAAGAGGCATGAACTGACAAGACCTCTTGCTAAAAAGGAGTTGGAGTGGTTTGCG GCCTCGGCTTTGGTGGGCCTGCTCATCATAATTCTGTTCAGAATTTTCTCTTCACTTTTCTG TACAAAGACTAAAAAACCTGTTCCAGGTACCAACCATGCGCGTCGTAACGCTAAAAGGGGCCATCCAGAGAAGTAA